Proteins encoded in a region of the Vitis riparia cultivar Riparia Gloire de Montpellier isolate 1030 chromosome 7, EGFV_Vit.rip_1.0, whole genome shotgun sequence genome:
- the LOC117917453 gene encoding ABC transporter I family member 19-like produces the protein MAIQSSSSSNSIKVNGLQFAYEGQPPLFLDFNLQISPGSRCLLVGANGSGKTTLLRILAGKHMVGGRDVVQVLNCSAFHDTHLVCSGDLSYLGGSWSKNIGSAGEVPLQGDFSAEHMIFGVEGINPVRRDKLVDLLDIDLQWRMHKVSDGQRRRVQICMGLLHPFQVLLLDEVTVDLDVVARMDLLEFFKEECDQRGATIVYATHIFDGLETWATDLAYVQEGDLRKIEKLSELDELKTSANLLSVVESWLRSETKCEKKKPINPPAQIQRTPSPFDSSPFRSSRHMAYYR, from the exons ATGGCGATCCagagcagcagcagcagcaacagcatCAAAGTCAATGGTCTGCAGTTCGCTTACGAAGGCCAACCACCTCTCTTCTTAGACTTCAACCTCCAAATATCTCCTGGTTCTCGATGCCTTCTCGTCGGCGCCAACGGATCCG GGAAAACCACTTTGCTGAGGATTTTGGCAGGGAAGCACATGGTTGGCGGGAGAGATGTGGTGCAGGTGTTGAATTGTTCGGCTTTTCACGACACCCATCTGGTTTGTAGTGGCGATTTATCCTATTTGGGGGGATCTTGGAGTAAAAATATTGGCTCTGCT GGAGAGGTTCCACTCCAGGGAGACTTCTCTGCCGAACATATGATATTTGGAG TTGAAGGGATCAATCCTGTTAGAAGAGACAAGTTGGTTGACCTGCTTGATATTGATCTGCAATGGAGAATGCATAAGGTATCTGATGGACAGCGGCGTCGAGTCCAAATATGCATGGGTCTTCTTCATCCGTTCCAG GTTCTTTTACTAGATGAAGTTACAGTTGATCTTGATGTTGTGGCAAGGATGGATTTACTTGAATTCTTCAAGGAAGAATGTGATCAG CGAGGAGCTACAATTGTGTATGCAACCCATATTTTTGATGGGTTGGAGACATGGGCAACAGATCTGGCATATGTCCAAGAAGGCGATTTAAGGAAGATTGAGAAGTTATCTGAGCTTGACGAGTTGAAGACCTCCGCCAACCTTCTTTCAGTGGTGGAGTCTTGGCTCCGTTCTGAAACCAAGTGTGAGAAAAAGAAACCCATAAATCCTCCTGCTCAAATCCAAAGAACACCCTCTCCTTTTGATTCTTCACCTTTTAGATCATCCAGACACATGGCCTACTACCGTTGA